A genomic window from Bubalus bubalis isolate 160015118507 breed Murrah chromosome X, NDDB_SH_1, whole genome shotgun sequence includes:
- the MSN gene encoding moesin codes for MPKTINVRVTTMDAELEFAIQPNTTGKQLFDQVVKTIGLREIWFFGLQYQDTKGFFTWLKLNKKVTAQDVRKESPLLFKFRAKFYPEDVSEELIQDITQRLFFLQVKEDILNDDIYCPPETAVLLASYAVQSKYGDFNKEVHKSGYLAGDRLLPQRVLEQHKLNKDQWEERIQVWHEEHRGMLREDAVLEYLKIAQDLEMYGVNYFSIKNKKGSELWLGVDALGLNIYEQNDRLTPKIGFPWSEIRNISFNDKKFVIKPIDKKAPDFVFYAPRLRINKRILALCMGNHELYMRRRKPDTIEVQQMKAQAREEKHQKQMERALLENEKKKREMAEKEKEKIEREKEELMERLKQIEEQTKKAQQELEEQTRRALELEQERKRAQSEAEKLAKERQEAEEAKEALLQASQDQKKTQEQLALEMAELTARISQLEMARQKKESEAVEWQQKAQMVQEDLEKTRAELKTAMSTPHVAEPAENEQDEQDENGAEASAELRADAMAKDRSEEERTTEAEKNERVQKHLKALTSELANARDESKKTANDMIHAENMRLGRDKYKTLRQIRQGNTKQRIDEFESM; via the exons ATCAATGTACGTGTGACCACCATGGACGCTGAGCTGGAGTTTGCCATCCAGCCCAACACCACCGGGAAGCAGCTGTTTGACCAG GTGGTGAAAACTATCGGCCTGAGGGAAATTTGGTTTTTTGGTCTGCAGTACCAGGACACTAAGGGTTTCTTTACTTGGCTGAAACTCAATAAGAAG GTGACTGCCCAGGATGTGCGGAAGGAAAGCCCTCTGCTTTTCAAGTTCCGGGCCAAGTTCTACCCTGAGGATGTATCTGAAGAGTTGATCCAGGACATCACACAGCGACTATTCTTCCTGCAAGTGAAGGAGGACATTCTCAATGATGATATTTACTGCCCACCTGAGACTGCTGTGTTGCTGGCCTCCTATGCTGTCCAATCCAAGTATGGTGACTTCAATAAGGAAGTCCACAAGTCTGGCTACTTGGCTGGGGACAGGTTGCTGCCACAGAG GGTCCTGGAGCAGCACAAGCTTAACAAGGACCAGTGGGAGGAAAGGATCCAGGTATGGCATGAGGAGCACCGGGGCATGCTCAG GGAGGATGCTGTCCTGGAGTATCTGAAGATTGCCCAGGATCTGGAGATGTATGGTGTGAACTACTTTAGCATCAAGAACAAGAAAGGCTCAGAGCTATGGCTGGGAGTGGATGCCCTGGGTCTCAACATCTATGAGCAGAATGACAG GCTGACTCCTAAGATAGGCTTCCCCTGGAGTGAAATCAGGAACATCTCTTTCAATGACAAGAAATTTGTCATCAAGCCCATTGACAAAAAAGCCCCG GACTTTGTTTTCTATGCTCCTCGGCTGCGGATTAACAAACGGATCTTGGCTCTGTGCATGGGGAACCATGAGCTATACATGCGCCGTCGCAAGCCCGACACCATTGAAGTACAGCAGATGAAGGCACAGGCCCGGGAGGAGAAGCACCAGAAGCAGATGGAGCG TGCTCTgctggaaaatgaaaagaagaaacgTGAGATGgcagaaaaggagaaggagaagattgAACGGGAAAAGGAGGAACTGATGGAGAGGCTGAAGCAAATCGAGGAACAGACTAAGAAGGCTCAACAAG aACTGGAAGAACAGACCCGCAGGGCTCTGGAACTTGAACAGGAGCGAAAGCGTGCCCAGAGTGAGGCTGAAAAACTGGCCAAAGAGCGTCAAGAGGCTGAAGAGGCCAAGGAGGCTCTGTTGCAGGCCTCCCAGGACCAGAAGAAGACCCAGGAACAATTG GCCTTGGAAATGGCAGAGCTGACAGCTCGGATCTCCCAGCTGGAGATGGCCCGACAAAAGAAGGAGAGTGAGGCTGTGGAATGGCAGCAGAAG GCTCAGATGGTACAAGAAGACTTGGAGAAGACCCGTGCAGAGCTGAAGACTGCCATGAGCACGCCTCATGTGGCAGAGCCTGCTGAAAATGAGCAGGATGAGCAGGATGAGAACGGGGCAGAGGCCAGCGCTGAACTGCGAGCTGATGCCATGGCCAAGGATCGCAGTGAGGAGGAACGTACCACTGAGGCAGAAAAGAATGAGCGTGTGCAGAAGCACCTGAAG GCCCTCACTTCAGAGCTGGCCAATGCCCGTGATGAGTCCAAGAAGACTGCTAATGACATGATTCATGCTGAGAACATGCGACTGGGTCGAGACAAATACAAAACCCTGCGCCAGATCCGGCAGGGCAATACTAAGCAGCGCATTGATGAGTTTGAGTCTATGTAA